In one window of Candidatus Thermoplasmatota archaeon DNA:
- the ribB gene encoding 3,4-dihydroxy-2-butanone-4-phosphate synthase yields MTIESKLEQAIKDLKEGKFVLVYDSEGREKETDLVIASEFIRPMSIRKMRKEAGGLICATVSYEAARALKLPLLVELYAEISNNNSNYEVLKRLSPYDIPYDTKSSFSLTINHRKTFTGISDYDRALTISELAKLIKNRSNEKKLLEEFGRSFRSPGHVPLLKAAKNLLKERQGHTELSIALMQFANLAPSATICEMIGENGKSLTKEEAKKYATKNDLVFLEGKDIIKVWSSRERKWLK; encoded by the coding sequence ATGACCATTGAAAGTAAGCTAGAGCAAGCTATTAAAGATTTGAAAGAAGGTAAATTTGTACTTGTCTATGACTCAGAAGGCAGGGAGAAAGAAACCGATTTAGTGATTGCATCTGAGTTTATTAGACCTATGAGTATTAGGAAAATGCGTAAAGAAGCTGGAGGACTTATATGCGCAACTGTTTCTTACGAGGCTGCTAGAGCTCTTAAACTTCCTCTTCTTGTTGAGCTCTATGCAGAAATCAGCAACAATAACAGCAATTACGAAGTTTTGAAAAGGCTATCGCCCTATGATATACCATACGATACTAAATCATCTTTTTCTTTGACTATAAATCATCGTAAAACTTTTACTGGAATAAGTGATTACGATAGAGCTCTGACAATTTCAGAACTTGCTAAGCTTATAAAAAATCGCAGTAACGAAAAAAAGCTTTTAGAAGAGTTCGGCAGGAGTTTTCGCTCACCAGGACATGTTCCTCTACTTAAAGCAGCTAAAAATTTACTTAAAGAAAGGCAGGGTCATACTGAGTTAAGCATTGCTCTAATGCAATTTGCTAACCTTGCGCCTTCCGCTACTATATGCGAGATGATAGGCGAAAATGGCAAGTCGCTAACTAAAGAAGAAGCGAAAAAATATGCTACTAAGAACGATTTAGTGTTTCTCGAAGGTAAAGATATTATTAAAGTTTGGAGTAGCAGGGAGAGAAAATGGTTAAAGTAA
- a CDS encoding FAD synthase produces the protein MVKVMATGVFDILHPGHIYYLEEAKKLGDELVVVVARDSTVKLHKHEPITNEKMRLAMVQALKPVDKAVLGYEGDVYRIVKELKPDIIALGYDQAHNEEKIRADLEKLGLKVKVVRLPEFANDLSGTRRIIRKIIDWYTFQKKIEKVEK, from the coding sequence ATGGTTAAAGTAATGGCTACCGGTGTTTTTGATATTTTGCATCCCGGACACATTTACTATTTAGAAGAGGCTAAAAAGCTTGGTGATGAGCTTGTTGTAGTAGTGGCAAGAGACTCTACAGTAAAGCTCCACAAGCACGAGCCTATTACAAATGAAAAAATGCGCTTGGCTATGGTGCAAGCTCTTAAGCCTGTAGATAAGGCAGTGCTTGGTTATGAAGGCGATGTTTACAGAATAGTTAAGGAGCTCAAGCCTGATATTATTGCGCTTGGTTACGACCAAGCTCATAACGAAGAAAAGATCAGAGCAGATTTGGAAAAATTAGGTCTCAAAGTAAAAGTTGTTCGCTTACCAGAGTTTGCAAACGATCTGAGCGGCACAAGGAGAATTATACGCAAGATTATAGATTGGTATACGTTTCAGAAGAAGATTGAGAAGGTTGAAAAATGA
- a CDS encoding NosD domain-containing protein: MMSGLVVVSGPSEASGNAGIKAPTLTPHDPIHIDGNGDFTFENGVSSGSGTESDPYIIENWDINASSADLGHGIEVYDTDVHFVIKNCYIHDGKRCENATRLGNSGIIFYNVINGKIENLTGYNNERSIDLYHASKIAIISCVVYGNCCSMLFSHSSDNIIINCTLYNNYNGIHLLSSSNTTITNCHIHNNTEGIRLGHFSNNNTIINTTISNNEHGIYLASSSNSNTICYNRFVDNVEQFHDEGSNYWYDNEFIKREESWLSKLWKNPLLVPVLLVLILVVIAIAFTLGGRKKEG, from the coding sequence ATGATGAGCGGTTTAGTAGTTGTGAGTGGGCCGAGTGAGGCAAGTGGTAATGCAGGAATTAAAGCACCTACACTTACACCACACGATCCAATCCACATCGATGGGAATGGCGATTTTACATTTGAAAATGGGGTGAGTAGCGGCTCAGGCACGGAAAGTGACCCGTACATCATAGAAAACTGGGATATAAATGCGAGCAGTGCCGATTTAGGACACGGTATTGAGGTCTACGACACGGACGTGCATTTTGTCATAAAAAACTGCTATATTCATGATGGCAAAAGATGCGAAAACGCAACTCGTTTGGGGAACAGCGGAATAATATTCTACAATGTGATAAACGGAAAAATTGAGAATCTGACAGGTTATAACAACGAGCGTAGTATAGATCTTTATCACGCTTCAAAAATCGCCATTATAAGTTGTGTTGTTTACGGTAATTGTTGTAGTATGTTATTCTCTCACTCTTCAGATAATATAATAATTAACTGCACTTTGTACAATAATTATAACGGCATCCACCTCCTCTCATCTTCAAACACCACAATAACAAACTGCCATATACACAACAACACCGAAGGCATCCGGCTTGGACACTTTTCAAATAATAATACCATAATAAACACTACTATATCCAACAATGAGCATGGTATCTATCTTGCCTCATCCTCAAATAGTAACACCATCTGCTATAATCGCTTTGTAGATAACGTGGAGCAATTCCACGACGAGGGCTCAAATTACTGGTATGATAATGAATTTATAAAGAGAGAAGAAAGCTGGCTAAGTAAGTTATGGAAAAATCCGCTACTGGTTCCAGTCTTGCTAGTATTGATTCTTGTGGTTATTGCCATCGCATTTACTCTAGGAGGAAGGAAAAAGGAAGGGTGA